From one Sciurus carolinensis chromosome 9, mSciCar1.2, whole genome shotgun sequence genomic stretch:
- the LOC124993093 gene encoding olfactory receptor 183-like, whose product MEEANATFVTEFVLTGVTYQPQWKFPLFLVFLAIYLMTLVGNLGLISLILNDPQLHIPMYFFLGNLAFVDAWLSSTVTPKMLVNFLDKSKMISLAECKTQFFSFVVSATTECFLLAAMAYDRYAAICHPLLYPVIMTNRLCIRLLVLSFVGGLLHAILHESFLFRLTFCNSHIIQHFYCDAIPLLKISCTDPSINYLMIFIFSGSIQVFTIVTILVSYTLIIITILKKKSDKSVRKAFSTCGAHLFSVSLYYGPLLFMYVHPASSQANDEDILSLFYTVIIPVLNPIIYSLRNKQVLAALTKMLRRNI is encoded by the coding sequence ATGGAAGAGGCAAACGCAACTTTCGTCACAGAGTTTGTTCTCACAGGAGTTACTTACCAACCACAGTGGAAATTCCCCTTGTTTCTGGTGTTCTTGGCAATATATCTTATGACACTTGTGGGAAACCTTGGTCTGATTTCTCTGATCTTGAACGACCCCCAACTTCACatccccatgtactttttccttggGAATTTAGCCTTTGTGGATGCTTGGTTATCATCAACAGTGACCCCAAAGATGCTGGTCAACTTCTTAGATAAGAGCAAGATGATATCTCTAGCTGAAtgcaaaacacaatttttttcctttgtagtcAGTGCAACCACAGAATGTTTTCTCCTGGCAGCAATGGCTTATGATCGCTATGCAGCCATATGCCACCCCTTACTGTATCCTGTGATTATGACAAATAGACTATGCATCCGGCTACTAGTTTTGTCATTTGTAGGTGGATTACTTCATGCCATACTACATGAAAGTTTTTTATTCAGATTAACCTTCTGTAATTCCCACATAATACAACACTTTTATTGTGATGCTATACCCCTGTTAAAGATTTCCTGTACTGATCCTTCTATTAATTACctaatgattttcattttctctggttCAATACAAGTATTCACCATTGTGACTATTCTTGTTTCTTATACCCTAATTatcattacaattttaaaaaagaagtctgacAAGAGTGTAAGAAAAGCTTTCTCCACCTGTGGAGCCCACctcttttctgtgtctttataCTATGGTCCCCTTCTCTTCATGTATGTGCATCCTGCATCTTCACAAGCAAATGATGAAGatattctttctctattttatacTGTCATAATCCCTGTGTTAAATCCCATTATCTATAGTCTGAGAAACAAGCAAGTCTTAGCTGCACTGACAAAAATGTTGAGAAGAAATATTTAG